The Strix aluco isolate bStrAlu1 chromosome 1, bStrAlu1.hap1, whole genome shotgun sequence genome has a window encoding:
- the VIRMA gene encoding protein virilizer homolog, producing MAVDTATELLFLDTFKHQSAEQSTNIDVVRFPCVVYVNEVRVIPPGVRAHTSLPDNRAYGETSPHTFQLDLFFNNVSKPSAPVFDRLGSLEYDENTSIIFRPNAKVNTDGLVLRGWYNCLTLAIYGSVDRVISHERESPPPPPPPPPPPQQQPGLKRNPKHVDGEKEDQFNGSPPRPQPRGPRTPPGPPPPDDDEDEPMPVSVVGEKEDDVDHREDYFEPISPDRTSIHQESQYSDDGEVEEDQPEEGEDEDDVDVEEEEDEDDDDGHTVESIADEEEEEEEEDEDEEEGEEEEEGEGDDGYEQISSDEDGIADLERETFKYPSFDIEYTPEDLASVPPVTYEPFERELGPLLYFSCPYKTVFENEVGKIKDQDPEKENSGVVEASVKLTELLELYQEERGAKWVTALEEVPSLIVKGLSYLQVKDTKQDYITQLVDWTLQALNLQVALKQPIALNVRQLKAGTKLVSSLGECGTQGITALLQAGVINVLFELLFADHVSSSLKLNAFKALDSVISMTEGMEMFLRGGVDVHEKSGYQKLLELILLDQTVRVVTAGSAILQKCHFYEILSDIKKVVDQLAENTPSLPNHTEPEQDQDLAGLERTSQEYENDVEAPMDMDHLLESSNISEGEMEKLVSLLEEIFHLMETAPHTMIQPPVKSFPTMARITGPPERDDPYPVLFRYLHSHHFLECVTLLLSIPVTGAHPGVLQAIRDILRFLAQSQKGLLFFISEYEATNLLIRALCQFSDPDQEEGLQSDGANEDTFALWLLHSTQTLQCISELFCHFQRCTASEETDHSDLLGTLHNLYLITFNPVGRSAVAHVFSLEKNLQSLITLMEYYSKEALGDSKSKKSVAYNYACILVLLVVQSSSDVQMLEQHSAPLLKLCKADENNTKLQELSKWLEPLKNLRFEINCIPNLIEYVKQNVDSLMTPDGVGLPTALRVLCHVACPPPLVEGQQKDLKWNLAVIQLFSSEGMDTFIRVLQKLNSILIQPWRLHVNMGTTLHRVTTISMARCTLTLLKTMLTELLRGGSFEFKDMRVPSALVSLHMLLCSIPLSGRLDSDEQKIQNDIVDILLTFTQGVNEKLTISEETLANNTWSLMLKEVLSSILRIPEGFFSGLILLSELLPLPLPMQTTQVIEPHDISVALNTRKLWSMHLHVQAKLIQEIVRSFSGSSCQPIQHMLRRICVQLCDLASPTALLIMRTVLDLIVEDLQSNTEDKEKQYTGQTTRLLALLDALASHKACKLAILHLINGTTKGDEKYAEVFQELLALMRSAGDNVTHQQCAEYVTSLLQSLCDQDIALILPSSSEGSVSESEQLSNSLPSKELMPLICDCLMETLTNSESSYSCLLTCIRTMMFLTEHDYGFYHLKSSLRKHSSALYTVLKRVITSFSKDTGELASSFLDFMRQILNSDTLGCCGDDGSLMEADGSHPGRTLGLTTAELKHLLQNKEETPENLLLDLEKHVMDRSKEDDGLESLLDNIVGVRQMLESAGDSCPLSDQDVEPILSAPDSLQNLFNNRTTYVLADVMDDQLKSMWFSPFQAEEIDTDLDMVKVDLIELSEKGCSDFDLQAELERSFLSEPSSPGRTKTTKGFKLGKHKHETFITSSGKSEYIEPAKRAHVVPPPRGRGRGGFGQGIRPHDIFRQRKQNTSRPPSMHVDDFVAAESKEVVAPDGIPPAKRPPKVSQKISSRGGFSGNRGGRGAFHSQNRFFTPPASKGNYSRREGARGSSWSAQSTPRGTYNDSRGGQSNFNRGPLPPLRPLSSAGYRPSPRDRASRGRGGIGPSWTSANSSSSGGSRGKFVSGGSGRGRHVRSFTR from the exons caaagTACCAATATAGATGTAGTTCGTTTTCCATGTGTGGTTTACGTAAATGAAGTACGTGTCATTCCTCCAGGAGTGCGGGCTCACACAAGTTTGCCTGACAATAGGGCTTATGG AGAGACATCCCCACATACATTTCAACTAGACTTGTTTTTCAACAATGTCAGCAAGCCAAGTGCCCCTGTTTTTGATAGGCTGGGGAG CCTCGAATATGATGAAAACACTTCAATTATTTTCAGACCCAATGCAAAG gtcaACACAGATGGATTGGTTCTAAGAGGGTGGTACAACTGTCTGACTTTGGCAATATATGGCTCAGTTGACAGGGTAATAAGTCATGAGAGAGAGTCACCTCCTCCACCCCCgcctccaccaccacctccccagcaACAGCCTGGTTTGAAAAGAAACCCGAAACATG TTGATGGAGAGAAAGAAGACCAGTTCAATGGCAGCCCTCCAAGACCACAACCTAGGGGACCAAGGACACCTCCAGGCCCTCCCCCTCCTGATGATGATGAGGATGAACCTATGCCAGTGTCAG TGGTTGGGGAAAAAGAAGATGATGTGGACCATAGGGAGGATTACTTTGAACCCATTTCTCCTGATCGAACATCCATTCATCAAGAAAGCCAGTATTCTGATGATGGAGAAGTGGAGGAAGATCAACCagaagaaggagaagatgaagatgatgtggatgttgaggaggaggaggatgaggatgatgatgatgggcATACAGTAGAGAGTATtgctgatgaggaagaggaagaggaggaggaagatgaagatgaagaggagggtgaagaggaggaagaaggtgaaG GAGATGATGGATATGAGCAGATTTCAAGTGATGAAGATGGAATTGCTGATCTGGAACGTGAAACATTTAAGTATCCAAGCTTTGATATTGAATATACTCCTGAGGATCTGGCATCTGTGCCTCCTGTGACATACGAACCTTTTGAAAGGGAGCTTGGACCTCTTTTATACTTCAGCTGCCCTTACAAGACGGTATTTGAAAATGAAGTTGGTAAAATAAAGGACCAagacccagaaaaagaaaattcaggggTGGTGGAAGCCTCGGTGAAATTAACTGAACTGTTGGAATTATATCAAGAGGAGAGGGGTGCAAAGTGGGTCACTGCATTGGAAGAAGTTCCGAGTTTAATAGTAAAAGGATTGAGCTACCTGCAGGTGAAAGACACAAAGCAAGACTATATTACCCAACTAGTAGACTGGACCCTGCAAGCTTTAAACCTTCAGGTAGCTCTCAAGCAGCCCATTGCTTTGAATGTCCGACAACTCAAAGCTGGGACAAAATTGGTATCGTCATTAGGAGAATGTGGGACTCAAGGAATAACGGCACTCTTGCAGGCAGGAGTTATTAATGTGTTATTTGAACTGTTGTTTGCAGATCATGTATCATCCTCCCTTAAACTTAATGCTTTTAAAGCTCTGGACAGTGTTATTAGTATGACTGAGGGAATGGAAATGTTTCTAAGGGGTGGCGTAGATGTACATGAAAAAAGTGGTTATCAGAAACTCCTGGAACTCATACTGTTAGATCAGACTGTGAGAGTAGTTACTGCTGGTTCTGCAATTCTCCAGAAATGTCACTTCTATGAGATTCTGTCAGATATTAAAAAGGTGGTTGATCAGTTAGCAGAGAACACTCCTTCTCTTCCTAATCACACGGAGCCAGAACAGGACCAGGACTTGGCAGGACTTGAAAGGACCAGTCAAGAATACGAGAACGATGTGGAGGCTCCTATGGACATGGATCATCTTTTGGAATCTTCTAATATAAGTGAAGGAGAGATGGAAAAACTTGTTAGTCTTCTTGAAGAAATCTTCCATTTGATGGAAACTGCTCCTCATACAATGATTCAGCCACCTGTGAAATCTTTCCCGACCATGGCACGCATTACAGGCCCTCCAGAAAGGGATGATCCTTACCCTGTCCTGTTCAG atatcttCATAGTCACCATTTCTTGGAATGCGTTACTTTGCTACTGTCTATTCCAGTGACAGGTGCACATCCAGGCGTGCTTCAGGCTATACGAGATATACTGCGTTTCCTGGCACAGTCACAGAAgggtcttcttttctttatttctgagtaCGAAGCAACGAACTTGTTGATTAGAGCACTATGTCAGTTTTCTGATCCAGATCAAGAGGAAGGTCTCCAATCAGATGGTGCCAATGAGGATACTTTTGCCCTGTGGCTCCTGCATTCAACACAGACGTTACAGTGCATTTCAGAATTATTCTGCCACTTTCAGCGGTGTACAGCCAGTGAGGAGACTGACCATTCAGATCTGCTGGGAACACTTCACAACCTTTATTTGATTACCTTTAACCCTGTGGGAAGATCTGCTGTGGCTCATGtattcagtctggagaaaaatcTCCAAAGTCTTATTACTTTAATGGAGTACTATTCCAAAGAAGCTTTAGG AGACTCAAAGTCTAAGAAGTCAGTTGCTTATAATTATGCCTGCATCCTTGTTTTGCTGGTGGTTCAATCCTCCAGTGATGTCCAAATGCTGGAACAGCACTCAGCGCCTTTGCTGAAGCTTTGTAAAGCAGACGAAAATAACACCAAATTGCAAG agcTCAGCAAGTGGCTTGAACCTTTGAAAAATCTTAGATTTGAAATAAATTGTATTCCAAATCTCATTGAATATGTCAAGCAG aatGTTGACAGTTTGATGACCCCAGATGGAGTTGGTCTTCCTACTGCACTTCGCGTTCTTTGTCATGTTGCATGTCCACCGCCTCTGGTAGAAG gTCAACAGAAAGACCTTAAATGGAACCTTGCAGTTATTCAGCTCTTTTCTTCTGAGGGAATGGACACCTTCATCCGGGTATTGCAGAAGCTGAACAGCATACTTATTCAGCCTTGGCGACTCCATGTCAACATGGGCACAACACTTCACAGAGTTACTACTATTTCTATGGCCCGCTGTACTCTTACTCTCCTTAAAACAATGCTAACAGAACTCCTGAGGGGTGGATCTTTTGAATTCAAAGACATGCGTGTTCCATCAGCACTTGTTTCTTTACACATGCTCCTGTGTTCTATTCCGCTCTCAGGCCGCTTAGATAGCGATGAACAAAAAATTCAGAATGACATTGTTGATATCTTACTGACTTTTACTCAAGGTGTTAATGAAAAACTTACCATTTCTGAAGAAACTTTGGCGAACAATACTTGGTCTTTAATGCTGAAGGAAGTTCTCTCTTCAATTTTGAGAATTCCCGAAGGGTTTTTCTCTGGACTTATACTGCTTTCAGAGTTGTTGCCTCTTCCACTGCCCATGCAGACAACTCAG GTAATTGAACCACATGATATTTCAGTGGCACTCAACACCAGGAAGCTGTGGAGTATGCATCTTCATGTTCAGGCCAAACTCATACAAGAGATAGTTCGATCTTTCTCCGGTTCATCTTGCCAGCCTATTCAGCATATGTTGAGACGTATTTGCGTTCAGTTGTGTGACTTGGCTTCACCTACTGCTCTTCTTATTATGAGGACTGTATTGGATCTGATTGTAGAAGACCTGCAGAG CAACACAGAGGATAAAGAGAAACAGTACACTGGACAGACCACTCGATTACTTGCTTTACTGGATGCCCTGGCTTCACATAAAGCTTGTAAATTGGCTATTTTGCATCTTATCAATGGAACTACTAAAGGCGATGAGAAGTATGCAGAGGTTTTTCAGGAGCTCTTGGCTTTGATGCGATCAGCTGGGGACAATGTCACTCATCAACAGTGTGCTGAATATGTCACTTCTCTTTTGCAGTCCCTCTGTGATCAG gaTATTGCACTCATTTTACCAAGTTCATCAGAAGGCTCTGTGTCTGAATCAGAGCAGCTTTCCAACTCCTTACCAAGCAAAGAGCTGATGCCCTTAATTTGTGACTGTCTGATGGAAACACTAACTAATTCTGAGAGCAGTTACAGTTGTCTGCTGACATGTATCCGAACAATGATGTTCCTTACAGAGCATGACTATGGCTTCTATCACTTAAAGAG CTCTCTAAGAAAACACAGCAGTGCTCTGTACACTGTATTAAAACGAGTAATAACTAGTTTTAGCAAAGACACAGGTGAACTGGCCTCTTCTTTTTTGGATTTTATGCGACAGATTCTAAACTCTGATACGCTG GGATGTTGTGGAGATGATGGAAGCCTTATGGAAGCAGATGGATCTCATCCAGGCAGAACGCTGGGTCTAACTACTGCAGAGTTAAAACATCTACTGCAGAACAAAGAAGAAACCCCAGAAAACCTGCTGCTTGATCTAGAGAAACATGTTATG GATCGTTCTAAGGAAGATGATGGCCTTGAATCCTTACTGGACAACATTGTTGGAGTGAGGCAGATGTTGGAATCTGCGGGTGATTCTTGTCCGCTGAGTGACCAAGATGTAGAGCCTATTCTTTCTGCACCAGACTCTCTTCAGAACTTGTTTAATAACAG GACTACATATGTGTTGGCAGATGTGATGGATGACCAGCTGAAGTCCATGTGGTTCTCACCCTTTCAGGCTGAAGAAATAGACACTGATCTGGATATG GTAAAAGTTGACTTAATTGAACTGTCAGAGAAGGGCTGCAGTGACTTTGACTTGCAAGCTGAATTGGAGAGGTCATTTTTGTCAGAACCATCATCTCCTGGCCGCACAAAAACCACAAAGGGGTTCAAACTTGGCAAGCACAAGCATGAGACCTTCATAACTTCAAG TGGAAAATCTGAGTACATAGAGCCTGCAAAGAGAGCTCACGTTGTGCCACCACCAAGAGGAAGAGGCAGGGGAGGATTTGGACAAGGAATTCGACCACATGATATCTTCCGTCAGAGGAAACAGAATACGAGCAGGCCACCCTCCATGCATGTGGATGATTTTGTTGCTGCAGAGAGCAAAGAAGTGGTTGCTCCAGATGGGATACCACCAGCCAAAAGGCCACCAAAAGTGTCACAGAAGATTTCTTCACGTGGTGGGTTCTCAGGGAATCGTGGAGGACGAGGAGCTTTTCACAGTCAGAACAGGTTCTTTACACCACCTGCTTCAAAAG GAAATTACAGTCGTCGTGAAGGTGCTCGAGGCTCAAGTTGGAGTGCACAGAGTACGCCCAGGGGAACCTACAATGACAGTAGAGGTGGTCAAAGCAATTTTAACAGGGGTCCACTGCCACCATTGAGACCATTAAGTTCAGCAG GCTACCGACCGAGTCCTCGCGATCGTGCTTCCAGAGGCCGGGGAGGAATTGGACCATCTTGGACAAGTGCTAATAGTAGTAGCAGTGGTGGCTCAAGAGGAAAGTTTGTTAGTGGAGGCAGTGGAAGAGGTCGTCATGTACGTTCCTTCACACGATAA
- the LOC141919690 gene encoding RING finger protein 151-like — protein MGYDIERFVGYVNEGLLCSICRDVLEDPLQAPCEHAFCTACIHGWLVHHSNCPEDRQMIDVSLLRPLYRYMKNDLNRLQLHCKNREHGCEMVCSLESIDRHERECEYSQIPCSNAGCTVQIERRNLDGHLAVCEYRSRECPNGCGYTILSAEDTQHNCVAELRTELELLRSEMICRVEEAKHEMESRLDSQRRHMVQKESILQNEIEELKSQMSRMMSDVRSLMAAERQHRQELEQAELEKRELMELLKGLQKDCRLTTTEGSRKSTNFRPVTRLESVKRKPREVTVI, from the exons ATGGGTTATGATATTGAGCGTTTCGTTGGCTACGTTAATGAAGGGCTGTTATGCTCCATCTGCCGTGATGTGTTAGAAGATCCATTACAGGCTCCTTGTGAACACGCTTTCTGTACTGCTTGTATACATGGATGGCTTGTTCATCACAGTAACTGCCCTGAAGACAGACAAATGATTGACGTATCTTTGCTACGACCTCTCTACAG atATATGAAAAATGATTTAAACCGTCTTCAGCTACATTGCAAAAACAGAGAGCATGGCTGTGAAATGGTTTGTTCTCTGGAGTCTATAGACAGGCATGAAAGGGAGTGTGAATACAGTCAGATACCTTGCTCCAATGCTG GCTGTACAGTTCAGATTGAACGACGTAACTTAGATGGTCACCTGGCAGTGTGTGAATACCGGAGCCGTGAATGCCCCAATGGTTGTGGTTACACCATTCTCAGTGCAGAAGACACGCAACATAATTGTGTAGCAGAGCTAAGAACTGAGCTAGAACTGCTTCG GTCAGAAATGATCTGCAGAGTGGAGGAGGCAAAACATGAGATGGAGTCAAGGTTAGATTCACAGAGAAGGCATATGGTCCAAAAAGAGAGTATCCTGCAAAATGAAATTGAAGAACTAAAG AGTCAGATGTCACGAATGATGTCGGATGTACGCTCTCTGAtggctgcagagagacagcaccGTCAAgagctggagcaggcagagctAGAAAAACGGGAGTTAATGGAGCTGCTGAAAGGGCTGCAGAAGGACTGTCGATTAACTACTACAGAAGGAAGCAGGAAGTCAACAAATTTCCGCCCTGTGACTCGACTAGAGAGTGTAAAACGAAAACCTAGGGAAGTTACAGTTATCTAA